In Phycodurus eques isolate BA_2022a chromosome 23, UOR_Pequ_1.1, whole genome shotgun sequence, a genomic segment contains:
- the usp12b gene encoding ubiquitin carboxyl-terminal hydrolase 12 isoform X1: MLNQAWIQSIALFFFSWNWGLRQSGRDYEKFKIVGNGANASALEKEIGPEQFPVNEHYFGLVNVGIFGGFVSAFESQICHFGLLFVPQFGNTCYCNSVLQALYFCRPFREKVLAYKVQPRRKESLLTCLADLFNSIATQKKKVGVIPPKKFISRLRKENELFDNYMQQDAHEFLNYLLNTIADLLQEEKSQERQQNGKLLQNGGGGELVGGGGAGEGGKETQRTWVHEIFQGTLTNETRCLNCEAVSSKDEDFLDLSVDVEQNTSITHCLRDFSNTETLCSEYKYYCEQCRSKQEAQKRMRVKKLPMILALHLKRFKYMDQLHRYTKLSYRVVFPLELRLFNTSGDATNPDRMYDLVAVVVHCGSGPNRGHYITIVKSHGFWLLFDDDIVEKIDAQAIEEFYGLTSDISKNSESGYILFYQSRD; encoded by the exons ATGTTAAATCAAGCTTGGATTCAAAGCATAgcgctgtttttcttcagctggaactggggtcTCAGACAAAGCGGAAGGGATTATGAAAAGTTCAAAATCGTCGGTAAT GGCGCCAATGCCTCTGCTTTGGAGAAGGAGATCGGACCGGAACAGTTTCCCGTAAATGAGCACTACTTCGGATTGGTGAACGTGGGTATCTTCGGTGGCTTCGTCTCCGCTTTCGAGTCTCAAATTTGTCATTTCGGACTTCTGTTTGTTCCTCAGTTTGGCAACACCTGCTACTGTAACTCGGTGCTGCAGGCTCTCTACTTCTGTCGTCCGTTCAGGGAGAAGGTGCTGGCCTACAAG GTGCAGCCCCGACGCAAGGAGTCTCTCCTCACTTGCCTGGCTGACTTGTTCAACAGCATTGCAACGCAGAAGAAGAAAGTGGGCGTCATCCCTCCCAAGAAGTTCATCTCGCGgctgagaaaagaaaatg AGCTGTTTGACAACTACATGCAGCAAGACGCCCACGAGTTCCTCAACTACCTCCTCAACACCATCGCGGACCTGCTCCAGGAGGAGAAGAGCCAGGAGCGGCAGCAGAACGGAAAGCTGCTTCAgaacggaggaggaggagagctaGTAGGCGGAGGCGGAGCGGGCGAAGGCGGGAAGGAGACGCAGCGGACGTGGGTCCACGAGATCTTCCAAGGAACGCTGACCAACGAGACGCGCTGCCTCAACTGCGAAGCC GTAAGCAGCAAAGACGAGGACTTCCTGGATTTGTCGGTGGACGTGGAGCAGAACACGTCCATCACGCACTGCCTCAG GGACTTCAGCAACACGGAGACTCTGTGCAGCGAGTACAAGTACTACTGCGAGCAGTGCCGCAGCAAACAGGAAGCCCAGAAAAG GATGCGGGTCAAGAAGCTGCCCATGATCCTGGCGCTGCACCTGAAGCGCTTCAAGTACATGGACCAGCTGCACCGCTACACCAAACTGTCGTACCGCGTGGTCTTCCCCCTGGAGCTGCGCCTCTTCAACACGTCGGGAGACGCCACCAACCCGGACCGCATGTACGACCTGGTGGCCGTGGTGGTGCACTGTGGCAG CGGGCCCAACCGAGGCCACTACATCACCATCGTCAAAAGCCACGGCTTCTGGCTCCTCTTCGACGACGACATCGTCGAG AAAATTGACGCGCAGGCCATCGAGGAGTTCTACGGCCTGACGTCAGACATTTCCAAAAACTCCGAGTCGGGGTACATCCTCTTCTACCAGTCCAGAGACTGA
- the usp12b gene encoding ubiquitin carboxyl-terminal hydrolase 12 isoform X3, whose product MLNQAWIQSIALFFFSWNWGLRQSGRDYEKFKIVGNGANASALEKEIGPEQFPVNEHYFGLVNFGNTCYCNSVLQALYFCRPFREKVLAYKVQPRRKESLLTCLADLFNSIATQKKKVGVIPPKKFISRLRKENELFDNYMQQDAHEFLNYLLNTIADLLQEEKSQERQQNGKLLQNGGGGELVGGGGAGEGGKETQRTWVHEIFQGTLTNETRCLNCEAVSSKDEDFLDLSVDVEQNTSITHCLRDFSNTETLCSEYKYYCEQCRSKQEAQKRMRVKKLPMILALHLKRFKYMDQLHRYTKLSYRVVFPLELRLFNTSGDATNPDRMYDLVAVVVHCGSGPNRGHYITIVKSHGFWLLFDDDIVEKIDAQAIEEFYGLTSDISKNSESGYILFYQSRD is encoded by the exons ATGTTAAATCAAGCTTGGATTCAAAGCATAgcgctgtttttcttcagctggaactggggtcTCAGACAAAGCGGAAGGGATTATGAAAAGTTCAAAATCGTCGGTAAT GGCGCCAATGCCTCTGCTTTGGAGAAGGAGATCGGACCGGAACAGTTTCCCGTAAATGAGCACTACTTCGGATTGGTGAAC TTTGGCAACACCTGCTACTGTAACTCGGTGCTGCAGGCTCTCTACTTCTGTCGTCCGTTCAGGGAGAAGGTGCTGGCCTACAAG GTGCAGCCCCGACGCAAGGAGTCTCTCCTCACTTGCCTGGCTGACTTGTTCAACAGCATTGCAACGCAGAAGAAGAAAGTGGGCGTCATCCCTCCCAAGAAGTTCATCTCGCGgctgagaaaagaaaatg AGCTGTTTGACAACTACATGCAGCAAGACGCCCACGAGTTCCTCAACTACCTCCTCAACACCATCGCGGACCTGCTCCAGGAGGAGAAGAGCCAGGAGCGGCAGCAGAACGGAAAGCTGCTTCAgaacggaggaggaggagagctaGTAGGCGGAGGCGGAGCGGGCGAAGGCGGGAAGGAGACGCAGCGGACGTGGGTCCACGAGATCTTCCAAGGAACGCTGACCAACGAGACGCGCTGCCTCAACTGCGAAGCC GTAAGCAGCAAAGACGAGGACTTCCTGGATTTGTCGGTGGACGTGGAGCAGAACACGTCCATCACGCACTGCCTCAG GGACTTCAGCAACACGGAGACTCTGTGCAGCGAGTACAAGTACTACTGCGAGCAGTGCCGCAGCAAACAGGAAGCCCAGAAAAG GATGCGGGTCAAGAAGCTGCCCATGATCCTGGCGCTGCACCTGAAGCGCTTCAAGTACATGGACCAGCTGCACCGCTACACCAAACTGTCGTACCGCGTGGTCTTCCCCCTGGAGCTGCGCCTCTTCAACACGTCGGGAGACGCCACCAACCCGGACCGCATGTACGACCTGGTGGCCGTGGTGGTGCACTGTGGCAG CGGGCCCAACCGAGGCCACTACATCACCATCGTCAAAAGCCACGGCTTCTGGCTCCTCTTCGACGACGACATCGTCGAG AAAATTGACGCGCAGGCCATCGAGGAGTTCTACGGCCTGACGTCAGACATTTCCAAAAACTCCGAGTCGGGGTACATCCTCTTCTACCAGTCCAGAGACTGA
- the usp12b gene encoding ubiquitin carboxyl-terminal hydrolase 12 isoform X4, giving the protein MEILMTVRKIASICTMGANASALEKEIGPEQFPVNEHYFGLVNFGNTCYCNSVLQALYFCRPFREKVLAYKVQPRRKESLLTCLADLFNSIATQKKKVGVIPPKKFISRLRKENELFDNYMQQDAHEFLNYLLNTIADLLQEEKSQERQQNGKLLQNGGGGELVGGGGAGEGGKETQRTWVHEIFQGTLTNETRCLNCEAVSSKDEDFLDLSVDVEQNTSITHCLRDFSNTETLCSEYKYYCEQCRSKQEAQKRMRVKKLPMILALHLKRFKYMDQLHRYTKLSYRVVFPLELRLFNTSGDATNPDRMYDLVAVVVHCGSGPNRGHYITIVKSHGFWLLFDDDIVEKIDAQAIEEFYGLTSDISKNSESGYILFYQSRD; this is encoded by the exons ATGGAAATACTGATGACAGTCCGAAAGATCGCCTCGATTTGTACGATG GGCGCCAATGCCTCTGCTTTGGAGAAGGAGATCGGACCGGAACAGTTTCCCGTAAATGAGCACTACTTCGGATTGGTGAAC TTTGGCAACACCTGCTACTGTAACTCGGTGCTGCAGGCTCTCTACTTCTGTCGTCCGTTCAGGGAGAAGGTGCTGGCCTACAAG GTGCAGCCCCGACGCAAGGAGTCTCTCCTCACTTGCCTGGCTGACTTGTTCAACAGCATTGCAACGCAGAAGAAGAAAGTGGGCGTCATCCCTCCCAAGAAGTTCATCTCGCGgctgagaaaagaaaatg AGCTGTTTGACAACTACATGCAGCAAGACGCCCACGAGTTCCTCAACTACCTCCTCAACACCATCGCGGACCTGCTCCAGGAGGAGAAGAGCCAGGAGCGGCAGCAGAACGGAAAGCTGCTTCAgaacggaggaggaggagagctaGTAGGCGGAGGCGGAGCGGGCGAAGGCGGGAAGGAGACGCAGCGGACGTGGGTCCACGAGATCTTCCAAGGAACGCTGACCAACGAGACGCGCTGCCTCAACTGCGAAGCC GTAAGCAGCAAAGACGAGGACTTCCTGGATTTGTCGGTGGACGTGGAGCAGAACACGTCCATCACGCACTGCCTCAG GGACTTCAGCAACACGGAGACTCTGTGCAGCGAGTACAAGTACTACTGCGAGCAGTGCCGCAGCAAACAGGAAGCCCAGAAAAG GATGCGGGTCAAGAAGCTGCCCATGATCCTGGCGCTGCACCTGAAGCGCTTCAAGTACATGGACCAGCTGCACCGCTACACCAAACTGTCGTACCGCGTGGTCTTCCCCCTGGAGCTGCGCCTCTTCAACACGTCGGGAGACGCCACCAACCCGGACCGCATGTACGACCTGGTGGCCGTGGTGGTGCACTGTGGCAG CGGGCCCAACCGAGGCCACTACATCACCATCGTCAAAAGCCACGGCTTCTGGCTCCTCTTCGACGACGACATCGTCGAG AAAATTGACGCGCAGGCCATCGAGGAGTTCTACGGCCTGACGTCAGACATTTCCAAAAACTCCGAGTCGGGGTACATCCTCTTCTACCAGTCCAGAGACTGA
- the usp12b gene encoding ubiquitin carboxyl-terminal hydrolase 12 isoform X2: MEILMTVRKIASICTMGANASALEKEIGPEQFPVNEHYFGLVNVGIFGGFVSAFESQICHFGLLFVPQFGNTCYCNSVLQALYFCRPFREKVLAYKVQPRRKESLLTCLADLFNSIATQKKKVGVIPPKKFISRLRKENELFDNYMQQDAHEFLNYLLNTIADLLQEEKSQERQQNGKLLQNGGGGELVGGGGAGEGGKETQRTWVHEIFQGTLTNETRCLNCEAVSSKDEDFLDLSVDVEQNTSITHCLRDFSNTETLCSEYKYYCEQCRSKQEAQKRMRVKKLPMILALHLKRFKYMDQLHRYTKLSYRVVFPLELRLFNTSGDATNPDRMYDLVAVVVHCGSGPNRGHYITIVKSHGFWLLFDDDIVEKIDAQAIEEFYGLTSDISKNSESGYILFYQSRD; encoded by the exons ATGGAAATACTGATGACAGTCCGAAAGATCGCCTCGATTTGTACGATG GGCGCCAATGCCTCTGCTTTGGAGAAGGAGATCGGACCGGAACAGTTTCCCGTAAATGAGCACTACTTCGGATTGGTGAACGTGGGTATCTTCGGTGGCTTCGTCTCCGCTTTCGAGTCTCAAATTTGTCATTTCGGACTTCTGTTTGTTCCTCAGTTTGGCAACACCTGCTACTGTAACTCGGTGCTGCAGGCTCTCTACTTCTGTCGTCCGTTCAGGGAGAAGGTGCTGGCCTACAAG GTGCAGCCCCGACGCAAGGAGTCTCTCCTCACTTGCCTGGCTGACTTGTTCAACAGCATTGCAACGCAGAAGAAGAAAGTGGGCGTCATCCCTCCCAAGAAGTTCATCTCGCGgctgagaaaagaaaatg AGCTGTTTGACAACTACATGCAGCAAGACGCCCACGAGTTCCTCAACTACCTCCTCAACACCATCGCGGACCTGCTCCAGGAGGAGAAGAGCCAGGAGCGGCAGCAGAACGGAAAGCTGCTTCAgaacggaggaggaggagagctaGTAGGCGGAGGCGGAGCGGGCGAAGGCGGGAAGGAGACGCAGCGGACGTGGGTCCACGAGATCTTCCAAGGAACGCTGACCAACGAGACGCGCTGCCTCAACTGCGAAGCC GTAAGCAGCAAAGACGAGGACTTCCTGGATTTGTCGGTGGACGTGGAGCAGAACACGTCCATCACGCACTGCCTCAG GGACTTCAGCAACACGGAGACTCTGTGCAGCGAGTACAAGTACTACTGCGAGCAGTGCCGCAGCAAACAGGAAGCCCAGAAAAG GATGCGGGTCAAGAAGCTGCCCATGATCCTGGCGCTGCACCTGAAGCGCTTCAAGTACATGGACCAGCTGCACCGCTACACCAAACTGTCGTACCGCGTGGTCTTCCCCCTGGAGCTGCGCCTCTTCAACACGTCGGGAGACGCCACCAACCCGGACCGCATGTACGACCTGGTGGCCGTGGTGGTGCACTGTGGCAG CGGGCCCAACCGAGGCCACTACATCACCATCGTCAAAAGCCACGGCTTCTGGCTCCTCTTCGACGACGACATCGTCGAG AAAATTGACGCGCAGGCCATCGAGGAGTTCTACGGCCTGACGTCAGACATTTCCAAAAACTCCGAGTCGGGGTACATCCTCTTCTACCAGTCCAGAGACTGA